The Candidatus Sphingomonas colombiensis genome contains the following window.
GAAGTCAGCCCGATCTTGCGACCGACCGTATAGCCCCCGGCCGCGCGACGGCGCGCGGTGTTGATATCCTGAATTGCATAGGCGTCGGCCGCGCCCAGCTCCGGGTGCGTATCGCGAAATGGTGCGATCGGCGTGCCCGAGGCGCGTGCCGCGGCGATCCGTGCAGCGATCGCCTCGTGCAGGGTCATGCGGAAACGGCCGGAAAAGCGGGGGCGCAGCGTACCTTGCCCGACAGGTCGCGTCCAACTACGCCGGTCAGCCAGTTCGCCGCGTCGATCGCCAGCGCGCGATCATAGCCGGTCGCGATGTCGGAACGATCGAGCAAATATAGCACATCCTCGGTCGCGACATTGCCCGATGCGCCCGGCGCGAACGGGCAGCCGCCGAGCCCGCCAAGTGCGGCGTCGATCACGGTCGCCCCCGCGTTGATCGCCGCCCAGACGTTCGCGATCGCGGTGTTGCGCGTATCATGGAAATGGACCCGCACCGGGAGTGGCGCGATCGCCTCGACCACCCGAGCCACCGCTTCGCTCACCTGCCCCGGCACCGCGACGCCGATCGTGTCCGCCAGCGCGACCTCGCGCGGATTGGCGTCGGCGGCGCGCTTTGCCATCTCGACGACGTGCGCGAGCGGCACTTCGCCCTCGAACGGGCAGCCGAAAGCGGTGGCAATTGTGATCTGCGCCCCGCGTCCTGCGCCCCGCGCCAGCGCGACCGTCTCACGTGCCACCTCAAGCGACTCCGCGCTCGTCTGTCCCTGGTTGCGGATGCCGAAGCTGTCGCTGGCGATGCACACCGCGCCAAGTTCGTTGATCCGCGTCGCCAGCGCGCGTTCTGCGCCGCGCCGATTGAGCACCAGCGCGATGAAGGTCACATCGTCGCGATCCGGCAGGCCCGCCGCCACCTCGTCGGCATCCGCCATCTGTGGCACGCGGCGTGGATTGACGAAGCTGGTCACTTCCAGCCGGCGCGCACCAGCGATGATCGCGCGCTCGATCAGCTCAAGCTTCTGTGCGGTCGAAACGATGCTCGCTTCGTTCTGCAATCCGTCCCGCGGGGCGACCTCGACGATTTCGATAGCAGGCAACGATTGCTCCTTCCGAAAAAGATAGTATGCTAAGTAAATCGCGTTCGCAAGTCGGTCCATAGCCGCCGGCACGGCTTGCGCCGCGCGATGCAACACCGTTTAAGCGGGTTCATGCGGTCGATCGAGTTGATCATTCATCTGTTCCAACGATTCTGCTGGCTCGACGAGGGGCTTCAGGCGCGGGTTCATGACAAGGGTTGGCCGGATATCAGCCGGGCGCAATCGATGGTGATGGTCAACATCGTCAGCGGTGTCAGGCGTCCGTCGGAGATCGCGCGCCGCATGGGGGTTTCGCGACAGGCGATTCACAACACGATCGCGCAGATGGTCGAAAAGGAAGTCGTCACGCTCGAGGACGATCCTGACGACGCCCGTCACAAGCGCCTGATGCTCACCCCGTTTGGGGAGCAGATGCGGGGTGATGCACAAGCCGCGATGAGCGAGCTTATCGCGCAGATCACCGCGAAGGTGGGGCAGGAACGGTTCGATATGTTGCTCGAAACGCTGGCGGCGGATTGGGGCAAGTCGGTATGAAGCCATGGACCATGGTCACCTCCCGCGCGGCGCTGTTGCCGGATGCGGATATCGACACGGACAAAATTCTGCCCGCGCGGTTCATGAAGGGATTGGATCGGCGCGGGCTCGGCGGCCATCTGTTCACCGACATGCGCGAGATCGATCCGCGCTTCGCGATCGATCCCGTCGCGCGGATATTGGTGGCTGGGCGCAATTTCGGCTCCGGTTCGTCGCGCGAGCATGCGGTGTGGGCGCTTGACGATCACGGCATCCGTTGCGTGATCGCGCCGAGCTTCGGTGGAATCTTCAGCGGCAATGCCGCGACTAACGGGCTGTTGCTCGTCGCCCCCGCGCCCGATGATTACGCCGCGCTGCTCGATCAACTAGCGAGGGCGCCGGAAGCGCCCATCACGGTGAACCTGCAGGATCGAACGATCACCGTCGGCCCACTGACCATTTCCTTCGCGATCGATCCCGACCTGCGCGACGCGTTGCTTGCCGGGCTAGACGATATCGGCCGCACGCTACGCCATGCCGATGCGATCGACGCTTTTGAGGAGCGGGCGTCGACCTGAGTTCGAACTAAAGCGCCGCCACGTCGATGATCCGGCCAGCGATCGCGGCGGCGGCGGCCATGGCGGGGCTCATCAGATGGGTGCGGCCGCCGGCGCCCTGCCGGTTCTCGAAATTGCGGTTCGAGGTTGCCGCACAGCGTTGGCCAGGCGCGAGCCGATCCGGGTTCATGCCCACGCACATCGAACAACCCGGCTCGCGCCAGTCGAAGCCGGCGGCGGCGAAAATATCCGCCAATCCCTCTTCTTCCGCCTGTTGCCGCACGAGGCCCGATCCGGGCACGATCATCGCGCCGACATTCGCCGCAACCTGGCGGCCGTGCACGACTTCGGCGACGGCGCGAAGGTCTTCGATCCGGCTGTTGGTGCACGATCCGATGAAGACGCGATCGATCGGCAGTCCGGCGATCGGCTGGCCCGGGGCGAGCCCCATATAGGCCAAAGCGCGCTCCTGCGCGGCGCGATCGAGCGGGTCGGTGGTGGCGCTCGGATCGGGAATGGCCTCATCCACCGCAATCACCTGCGAAGGATTGGTGCCCCAGGTGACCATCGCGCGCAGCCCGGCGGCCGCTACCTCGACCTCACGATCGAAGATCGCGTCGGGCGCGCTTGCGAGTGTGCGCCAATGCGTGACGTGCCGTTCCCATTCCTCGCCCTGCGAGGCGCCGGGGCGCCCGCGCAGATAGGCAAAGGTGGTTTCGTCCGGCGCGATCAGCGCTGCACGGCCGCCCATCTCGACCCCGAGATTGCACAGTGTCATCCGGCCTTCCATCGACAGCGCGCGTACCGCCGGTCCGGCGAATTCGATCGCATGCCCCAACGCGCCATCTACGCCGATCGCGCGCAGGATGCCGAGCGCGAGATCCTTGGCGGAAAGATGCGCGGGGAGCGCGCCGGTGATGTTCACTCGCATCGTCTTTGGTTTGCGCAGCCGAAGCGTCTGCGTCGCCAGTACATGCTCGATTTGAGTCGTGCCGATGCCGAATGCCAGCGCGCCGAACGCGCCGTGGGTGGACGTGTGGCTGTCACCGCACACGATCGTCATGCCGGGATGGGTGCGGCCCTGCTCCGGCGCCACGACATGCACGATCCCGTTGCGCGGATCGCCCATGTCGAATCGCTCGATCCCATAGCGGATGCTGTTTTCCACCAGCCGCGCGAGCTGCGCGCGCGCTTGCGGGTCCGCGACGGCGTCGATGCCGTCCTCCTGCGCGACGGTAGGGACGTTGTGATCGAACAGCGCCAGTGCGCGCGCCGGCTGGCGCACCGCCCGGCCATGCGCCTCAAGACCCGCGAAGGCTTGTGGTGAAGTGACTTCGTGGAGCAGGTGGAGGTCGACGTAGAGCAGGGTCTCGCCGCCATCCTCCAGGATGCGGTGGCGATCCCAGATGCGGTCGAAAAGCGTGCCGCTCACACGATGCCGCGCTGCTTGAGATCCGCCAGTGTTGCCGCGTCGTAACCGACCTCGCCGAGCAGAGCATCGGTATCGGCGCCCACCGCAACCGGCGCGGCCGCGCGTATGCCGCCGGGGGTGCGGGAGAGGCGAGGGAAGACGCCCTGCATCGGCAGCGTGCCGTGGTTTTCGGTCTCGACCGAGACGATCGCCTCACGCGCCGAAAAGTGCGGGTCGGCCAGCATGTCGCGCGCGGCGAACATCCGGCCAGCCGGGACCGCATAGTCCTCC
Protein-coding sequences here:
- a CDS encoding hydroxymethylglutaryl-CoA lyase produces the protein MPAIEIVEVAPRDGLQNEASIVSTAQKLELIERAIIAGARRLEVTSFVNPRRVPQMADADEVAAGLPDRDDVTFIALVLNRRGAERALATRINELGAVCIASDSFGIRNQGQTSAESLEVARETVALARGAGRGAQITIATAFGCPFEGEVPLAHVVEMAKRAADANPREVALADTIGVAVPGQVSEAVARVVEAIAPLPVRVHFHDTRNTAIANVWAAINAGATVIDAALGGLGGCPFAPGASGNVATEDVLYLLDRSDIATGYDRALAIDAANWLTGVVGRDLSGKVRCAPAFPAVSA
- a CDS encoding MarR family winged helix-turn-helix transcriptional regulator, translating into MRSIELIIHLFQRFCWLDEGLQARVHDKGWPDISRAQSMVMVNIVSGVRRPSEIARRMGVSRQAIHNTIAQMVEKEVVTLEDDPDDARHKRLMLTPFGEQMRGDAQAAMSELIAQITAKVGQERFDMLLETLAADWGKSV
- the leuD gene encoding 3-isopropylmalate dehydratase small subunit; amino-acid sequence: MKPWTMVTSRAALLPDADIDTDKILPARFMKGLDRRGLGGHLFTDMREIDPRFAIDPVARILVAGRNFGSGSSREHAVWALDDHGIRCVIAPSFGGIFSGNAATNGLLLVAPAPDDYAALLDQLARAPEAPITVNLQDRTITVGPLTISFAIDPDLRDALLAGLDDIGRTLRHADAIDAFEERAST
- the leuC gene encoding 3-isopropylmalate dehydratase large subunit, with translation MSGTLFDRIWDRHRILEDGGETLLYVDLHLLHEVTSPQAFAGLEAHGRAVRQPARALALFDHNVPTVAQEDGIDAVADPQARAQLARLVENSIRYGIERFDMGDPRNGIVHVVAPEQGRTHPGMTIVCGDSHTSTHGAFGALAFGIGTTQIEHVLATQTLRLRKPKTMRVNITGALPAHLSAKDLALGILRAIGVDGALGHAIEFAGPAVRALSMEGRMTLCNLGVEMGGRAALIAPDETTFAYLRGRPGASQGEEWERHVTHWRTLASAPDAIFDREVEVAAAGLRAMVTWGTNPSQVIAVDEAIPDPSATTDPLDRAAQERALAYMGLAPGQPIAGLPIDRVFIGSCTNSRIEDLRAVAEVVHGRQVAANVGAMIVPGSGLVRQQAEEEGLADIFAAAGFDWREPGCSMCVGMNPDRLAPGQRCAATSNRNFENRQGAGGRTHLMSPAMAAAAAIAGRIIDVAAL